The sequence GGGCCTACCTGTCAGCGCCGCAACAGCGAACACAAGGAAACTCGGGCCGTCGACCGTTGCTCGCGGATGCCGTTGGCGTCGGGCACTTCCCCTCCATCCGCTTCAAATTTCGAACCCTTCCCTCTCTCTGCCCCcaatcccaccgccgccgcccctcctcatAACCCCAACCCAACCCCCGAACCAACCCAGCCCGCAACCCCAACCCCGATCCATGGACGAGACCCCGATGGCGAGGAGATCCGCCTCCCCCACCGCCACCCCCACCACCGTAACGCCcggctccaccgcctcctcctgctcctccaacTCCGACCCCGCGGCGCGGACGCCCCCGCCCGCCTACCTCGTCCCGTGGGCGCGCCCCGCCGCCGAGGGCGGCGGCAGGGGCTACTACCCCGGCTGCCGCAAGGACGCCAACTGCGCCTGCGAGATCTGCCTCGCCAGCATCAACGCCACGCGGGACCTCCTCCCGCCCGAGGCCGCCTCCGCGCGCCgctgcttcgccgccgccgccagggaccggaggcccgggacgcgctcgctcttcctcgcGCGCGACGGCGGCGCCACGCCCGGGTCCGCGGTCACCGAGCCGTGGACGCCGCCGCTGCGCTCCACCGCCAAGTCGAGGCGGGAtgcggcggccgccaaggcccggaggTCCTCGTCGCCCGACTGGGCGCTCTACGCGCTGACGGTTCTTGGGTTCTTGCTCCTGCTGTGGGTGGACACGGGGCTCGTCCCGGAGGTCGCGGCCAGGGGGTTCGGCCCCAAGCTGTCGCCGGAGGCCGTCGCGCGGATGGGCCAGGAGGCGCGCCTTGCGCCTGCCGACCTCGGCCACAAACTGCGCTTCCTGGAGCGAGGGGTCCGGCAGCTCGTCGGCGCCGACAGGATCTCCAACTGCAGCTCGAAGGATTCCGTCTGGCGACTCCAGCAGGTTCGCCATTCTTGCTGTTCTTGCGTGTCAGTCAACTTACTGAGTCTTGGCTGCAGAGACAGTTCCTCATTGAAGAATTCTTTTTCTTTCAGAATGATCAGCATTTGTTCCATTGGCGCTGCTCACTATACAAGACGGCGGCAGAGGAGGTCAGCATCTGGGGGAGCCCGCTCCGGACCTCCGGCCTACTCCCGTCCACGCTCTCGACACGGCACATCACCATCCTCTCCGGCAAGGTCACGGAGGTAATCGACAGAATGTCCACTATCAACGCCAACATTTCTTCATCACCTGAACCACCAGTAGCAGCTAGCTGAAACTGAAAGCCATGTCCGTCTGGTATTTGTTTGCAGTGGTCGGACGGGAGCGTGTTGCCGACGGTGAGGGCGAGCAACGGCAGCTCCTGGAGCTACCGGGGCCGGAGCGCAGCGGCGGTGCTGCTGGAACCAGAGACGTGGGTGCTGGAGTACCAGAGGAGCGTGCTGTTCGAGGGGACACGGCTGCTGCCGGCCACGGTGGAGCTGCTGGCGTCCAGGTGCTCGGAGATGGCGAAACGGGCGCGGCGGAAGCTGTCCAAGAAGCGGTTCCGCGGCGGGATCCAGGCGAAGCCGACTTGACCTGCAGACAGGGCGATTTTTAGCTTTAGCATGTTGGATCATCTCATTTCCTGTGAGATTTCCTGTCTGCTATTTCATCGGATCGCTCGTTGATTAGTGGCTGATCACGGTACCTCTACTATGAATGCATAATGTTTGGAACTTACAATCCGGTAGAATTTCAGGGGAATTTTGCTGGAGTACACTGCAGTTAGTTGGCATTGCTTAGACACGCTTTGGAACACAAATCAGGGAATTCAAGAACACTAGTAGTATGCAGTGGCATGTTACCCAAGAACTACAGTTTTCTTCCGAAATTCTTGTTGGAATTTCCAGAGGTTTATGAGCTACTTTTCGTCTGAAACAACACCTTGAGGCCTTTACAGATCAAAGGAATGGAAATCCAAAAATATACAAAAAAAATGTTTAGAAAAGAAAATGTGAAAAAGAGGACTCTGAAGCATAAGAAAATCAAGAAATGTGGTTTAGAATGAAAAGAAGAATTTTGCAAGTACCATATGCGGATGATGGCAGTGTGAAGTGGAGACATATATAAAAAGACCAATATGAGCATCGTTCCTATGATCCAAATGCATCTAGGGAATAAATTCCTAAGGTTATTTCTTCGTTCCAATGGGGCCGAAACATCTGTGTCCATTTGCTAGCAACTCTTCGCTGCCTAAAGTTTACAAAAATCTTAAATCTCCAGCACGCTAGCGAATAAACGACAGGAGCGATGCATCAAAATCACTTTGCATAGCAGCTACACAACACAATTCCAAGATAGACATCAGGGAAACAGGCAACTGAAGCAGCAAATGCAGGAAAGGGGAATTGTGGCATACTGGCATCTGCTGCACAATTCCAAGATAGCCTCCCCTGTTCCAGGTTGCCAAATTTTCAAGATATTCCCCTGTTCCAGGTTGCCAAATTTTCTCCATCTCGCAGTTACGACAGCAGCAACCTATAACTTGGTTGTACCATCATGTCGACAAATCACAGAATAAACACAAATTACCAGCATAGTCATCACTGAACTCTGAATGTACGATTAAAGTCTGAAACTGGTAATTCAGATGTTGGGGGACTCTTCCTAGAGCAGCAGCCTGGCGGTGCACCCTGGAGCAGCACATTGTCGGAGACAGGTATACAACAGTACAACAGCACAAGAGACAACATACCCAATGTACAGTTCAGGGTAAACTATGGTATCTAAGTTCAAGCTAGTCAAACTTTGAGCTACTCCGCTGGTGGCGGCAACCCAAAGTGCTCCTTGATGTTCGCCGGTGCTTTCCGGAATCCCTTGGAGATTTTGAGCATGGTCTGGAACTTCTCCTCCTCGCTCTTCACTTGTTCCACACGGTTAGTAATGTTGGAGAGAAGCACGCTGTAGCTTGAGATATCGGATACGGGGTTAGGATCTGCAAGCTGGGACCTGTCTGACTCAAGCTGCCGATATAGACTGAGGATATAATCTTTCTGAGAATAAAGCTTCTGCTCTGCCAGCCTGTATTCTGCTTCCTGAGATTTCTTCAGTTCTAGAAGGGAATTATCTATCTCATCCTCAAATTTGAGAGACATCTCGGTGTGATTACCAGTAATGAAAATTGGAACACTTTCGGCAGCCCTCTGCAGCTCATTATCAACCATTGGATCAGTCAGATATGGGTACTGTGGATCAGCCCCTAGTACTGTGACACCAGCAATAGGTGGGGAACTTTCTTCTGCATGAGCCATAAGAAAAGAACCCAGTTATGGACAAGCAATATGTGAAGCAACAACTGAAGAACACCAGAGATACAAACTGTTCTTTGAGTTATACAACGTTCTGACACATGTCATAATTGAGGTTGTTCAAGATTACAATAAACATAAGGATTAAATCATTTCTACATCAAAGAAGAAAGAACAGGTATGACAGAAAATACTAAATCGCAAGTTACAACTTACATAAGCTACCAAGCATTACTTGTCCATAGTAAAATATGGTGCGTGTAGGCAAAACCTCAGATGGGTTTGAATATCATGATCCTACAATTTCTGCATAATCTACAGAGTTTTGGTTTATTGGAATTACATTGAACACCAGATGTCCTAACCATTACAACTAGGTTGGGACCTTTTATGATTATCTGAAATCCCACAAAAACATTTCGCCCTCAAAGTTCTCTTAATTGAACTAAACAATAAAGTTTACCTGCATTCAGTATTGGCATGCCATCGCCATCCTCCATATTCCATACTTCAGCAAGATCAACCCCATTATTCACCTGCATTAAACAATACACTATCAAACCATAGTCTTGGACTACTGAAAACAAAGTTGTACACCCATGCGCAGTATTAGCACCAATCAGAGGAGTGCTAGTACTAAACAAACCATGTTACCTAACTATCCTACTGAGATTTAATAAAATACATCACACTCACCTTTGCCATCACTGATGCCATATAGTCCTCCAAGCTTTTTGCTTGCAATTGTCTTGAACCACGCAAGATGCACAAGCCCATATTAAGGATTGGTTCAATCTCACTCCTCGATCCAAGAGAGCGACATGTTTCCAGCAGTTTCTCCACATGCATCATCAGGTTAGTTTTGTTGTCACACCTCCTGCAGTAATATTGCACATCCAACCCAATGCTTCCTCCAACAGTTCCAGCCATGAAAATCCTCAGAGCACAGTCAAGGTGGGCAACATGCCCACAGATGTAGTTCTCTGCCACAACTGCCTCACACTTGATGTAACTATAACCTCCAAAGGAATTGTTAACAGCCTTGCCACAGAGAATGCAACAGCATGTACGACAGAAATCAGGATGTACGCAGCAGATGTCACAATTCCCTGCTGGTGATGATTCAATAAACCCTTCTTTCCCAAGATTGCACGCCTTATTCCGAGCCTTGCATGGTCCATCAGGATCCGCCAGGCCATCTTCAGGTTCAACGCGTTCCACTTGAAGAGTTCCTGGACATATTAAGATGTTACAGAACTGTGCAAAATGAACAATCTATATTGAAATAACAGCAAATATGCAAATGCAATGATGCTTCTTTTCTTTTAGCGTCAAGACAGATGAATCAGGCTATCAAATGAAGAAACTATTTTTCCCCTTATGTCATGCCACTACGTTACTAGACAAATCCTCACGCATTCTCCAGGTTACATATGAagaaaactaaaaaagaaaagTAAAGCAGAAGACTAATCCAGATGCTATGTTTATGTGACAATCCTGGATGAGGAGAAATGATTTGCTTCCTTTTATGTGAGTTAGGATTGGGGGAAAAGCACCGCTTGAATGAAGAGAACAAAGCTCACCGTCACTTGGGTTGAGAGCGATAGGTAAGACAAGGGCGCGAGCAGAGCTCTGCGCAAGGGGAGGGAGGGACGGAAAGCGCCACCGCTTCAATTGGTGGTGCCGCACAAAGTTGAAGGAGAAGGGAGCCATCAGTAGAAGTGGTAGGCTGGAAGGAGATGTAAGAATTagagtggcggctagggtttaggattcGAGGAAGAGATAGGTTATACagacagatatatatatatatatatatatatatggagatgtTGACAAGCAAGGGTGGGCCTAAGGCCAGGGCTATGAGGACTCTAGTCCAGGTCCAGTTCAAGTGCACACCGAGGAAAAATTGCTGAAATATACACAGCTCAGCAACCTTTTAAGCCCAGCTCAGCCACCTTGTAATTTTCTGGGCCCAACAAGACATGTAAAAACAATATGGGATAAAAATTAATCCTGATACATGCACATACATGATAAAATCAAACATGTGCATCTATTgaaaattaactgaacttaaagaAATTCCCTGGTTAGCCATAGACCTAAAAAAAAGGACCGTTGTCAAATTTATATGGGTACAGCTAATAGGCTGCACAATAGAGATAGTTATAAAAGAAGATTCAATGCATAATAGCAACTGCAGATGTGGAATGCGTAACAACACGTCTGTGTGACCTTCATACTCATTATCTTCATTCTTTCCAATGTAATTCCATAGGTAATGTTGCCGAATCATGTTGTTATCCTTTCTATACAGTCAAATGTCGTGTCAATGGATTATCTTGTCAGTAAGAGGTCCACTAAGTGGTAAATAACAAAGTTAATGGTGCATTCAATGAAGCATAGAAGTATGGAATGGACATGCATAGGATGGAGCTGCTGCAACATGCTAGTTGTAACAGAGCCGTATACAGTTGCAGGAAAACAACGGACTTCACTTATGAAACAAACCACCGAAAACATAAAGATATAAAATAAAAGCTAATGCTGGCATACAATAACCGAGGTGAATAGTGTGTACATTTAAGGAAGTTATTTAGTAGATACAAGAAAAGAGAATAAAAGAACCTCGCACCCCAGGTATGTATAGTAACTAGTGCTACCAAGTTAAATTTCTTCCAAAAATAAGTCACACAGGTGGCCAAACATAAAAAAAAGGACCAGCATGGAAGAAAGTGCTCTGGAGTGGTAAAAATCATATGTATTGATTTACAGAAGCACCCATTACTCATTAGATGCTACACGCTACAGTGGTTTTAAGGTCTAACCTCCTTGAATCCCGCCTTCTGCAGCAGGGATCTTCCATATGAACATAGAGAAAAATGTGCTAGGATCAACATCTGGAAAATTGCTCTTGATAAACTCTCCAACTTTTAGTCTACTTGTGAATGTCGTCTTTTTACCAGTAGCATCACGAAAGCGCGAGGGCGGGGCAAGATATCTGTACAAAGTTAAATCCACAACGTGAGTCAATATGCTAAAGCTAAATTGAGAAATTAACCCTCTATAAATTTCTGCATTTTTTGCTTGGGCAAGACTATTAAAATTCGGCCTAATGAAGCCTTGATAAAAGCATTTACCTGTCCACCCAGTGCCCACCTGCAGCAATTCTGTTCCCCACTTTCCATTGCCACTGATCTCCAGGAGACGGCCAATTTTCAGGAGCATAGGGCAAACCCTTGCCATATGCATTACCATGAACAGGTATGGCAACAAGGCCATTCTCGCTTTTGCACAATTCTGATAAATCGAGTTCCCCAATTATGTTATTTTCTGCTACCACAGCACCAGGCAGCTGAAAGAAACAAGAATCTAATCAATGCACAGCTCAAATTCTACTTAACTCAGGAGATATTAAGATATACATTTTCCAAGAAATCATGTTAAGAAAATGCTTGAAATTCATACATTGGAGAAAAGGAAGTTCTATTTCATTTACCACTAGGACATATTTACGGTGGTTCGGATTTCTTAATACAATAGCTTTTTCCCCATATAAAGTTGAGATATATTATAACACTCACTCCATTAAGATTAATACAAATACAATGGAAGCAAGTAAGTTGTTATTCATGGCCTTAAGGTTATGTAAGTGTATCACTCTGCCGAACAATACTGGTGAGATTTCATTTCTAGGAGCAAAGGGCGAACTCATTCACAAGTAGAAAGTGCCATGGGAGAATGCTAATTACCAAGTATATTCAAATATAGAAACACAAACAGGCCGATTCAGATAGCTACCTTGCCCGCGTAAATAGGTTGTACAAGCAGGCAACTGTACCAGAATGGCACAAGAACATGTAGATTATGAGAAAAGTCACACCATAAAGCTAAAAGGCGTAACTTATTGTGCTTCAATCTATCCATGTTCTGATATTCCCATAAGCATCCAGTGAGCAAAAGACCCTGATTCAACTCCTGCTTGGTCCTAGCCAACTTTGGCACAATTGTTGTTTGGCAAATCATGGCTTGCCATATTAACTACGGCAACCGAATCACAAGTCACACAATAGTGGCAACTGAATTTAAGACATGCAGGTCATAGCGCTAAGGAAACATGGTAGACCACAAATCTACGGATGAAGCAAACATTTGTGGTTTGCCTAAGAAAGTGATAACCTAAAGTTAGGCACTGAAACCAACACCATGTTAAGCTTGCTGATCAGCAACCATAACAAAATAAAATGCACTATTTGGTTGAAAACTATTCAGCTCCATGGATCGATACCTCATTTTTATCCATTACTTGATTTGAACCTTGGACGATTGCTAACTCAAAGCCATTTGATGACGTCTGATGACGTTGAGGTCTATCCTTTGGTGGTTCTATTCGCGCCTTTTTTTTCGAAGGACCTTTCAAGTTCTCAGAAGCCGGAGGTGCCCTATCCTTACCAAATAACTCCAATAACCTATCGTAATGATCAATGGTCTTCGTCATCCATTTCTTGGCTTCTGGTTTTCTCTACAAGATCACAGCAAAAAAAATTACATCAGCTCAGCAAATCACAACACATATATACATTTGATTGGTGGCACACAGACCTCAATGAATTCCCTCCAGACTTGAGGGTCGGCGTGGAACCTCCGGGTCGCCGGGTTCCATTTAATCCCGCTCTGCTTATCAAAAAGGTTCTCGCACTCATGGAACATGTCCTTGACATGCTTGAGACGGTTCTTGATGTTGGACCTGTCGATCACCACCCCGAACCTCTCACCGACTCCGGTGATGACACTTTCATAGGCGCCGGTCAAGAACCTGCCCTCGGCGCTCCTGTTCCCAATGTCCTGCTGGTGCATGAGCGCATCGATGAGATACTCATTCATCTCTTCGGTCCAAATCACCATATCCCTGCCGTGCGGCCTGGAGGCAGACCCTCCATTGCTGCCGCCGGAGCCGAACTGGTTGGTGGAGATACTGGTCATCTCCCCAAGGCCCAACCCCAGCGGAACCCCTCCGGCGACCCCTGGCACCGGGGGCGGATCTAGATGGCGTGCCGGGCGAGAAGCGGCTGAAACAGAAGTTGTGAGGTTCAGTGGGACTTATTAACCGGTCGCCGGATAAAATCAAACCCACACCAAGAAACGAATGAACAAGGACCGCGTACGGGGTATAGACGGCAGGAACGCGACGCGCCGACGAGGAAGAACTGGAAGGAACG comes from Triticum aestivum cultivar Chinese Spring chromosome 5B, IWGSC CS RefSeq v2.1, whole genome shotgun sequence and encodes:
- the LOC123113301 gene encoding uncharacterized protein; this translates as MDETPMARRSASPTATPTTVTPGSTASSCSSNSDPAARTPPPAYLVPWARPAAEGGGRGYYPGCRKDANCACEICLASINATRDLLPPEAASARRCFAAAARDRRPGTRSLFLARDGGATPGSAVTEPWTPPLRSTAKSRRDAAAAKARRSSSPDWALYALTVLGFLLLLWVDTGLVPEVAARGFGPKLSPEAVARMGQEARLAPADLGHKLRFLERGVRQLVGADRISNCSSKDSVWRLQQNDQHLFHWRCSLYKTAAEEVSIWGSPLRTSGLLPSTLSTRHITILSGKVTEWSDGSVLPTVRASNGSSWSYRGRSAAAVLLEPETWVLEYQRSVLFEGTRLLPATVELLASRCSEMAKRARRKLSKKRFRGGIQAKPT
- the LOC123113299 gene encoding uncharacterized protein, whose translation is MTSISTNQFGSGGSNGGSASRPHGRDMVIWTEEMNEYLIDALMHQQDIGNRSAEGRFLTGAYESVITGVGERFGVVIDRSNIKNRLKHVKDMFHECENLFDKQSGIKWNPATRRFHADPQVWREFIERKPEAKKWMTKTIDHYDRLLELFGKDRAPPASENLKGPSKKKARIEPPKDRPQRHQTSSNGFELAIVQGSNQVMDKNELPGAVVAENNIIGELDLSELCKSENGLVAIPVHGNAYGKGLPYAPENWPSPGDQWQWKVGNRIAAGGHWVDRYLAPPSRFRDATGKKTTFTSRLKVGEFIKSNFPDVDPSTFFSMFIWKIPAAEGGIQGGTLQVERVEPEDGLADPDGPCKARNKACNLGKEGFIESSPAGNCDICCVHPDFCRTCCCILCGKAVNNSFGGYSYIKCEAVVAENYICGHVAHLDCALRIFMAGTVGGSIGLDVQYYCRRCDNKTNLMMHVEKLLETCRSLGSRSEIEPILNMGLCILRGSRQLQAKSLEDYMASVMAKVNNGVDLAEVWNMEDGDGMPILNAEESSPPIAGVTVLGADPQYPYLTDPMVDNELQRAAESVPIFITGNHTEMSLKFEDEIDNSLLELKKSQEAEYRLAEQKLYSQKDYILSLYRQLESDRSQLADPNPVSDISSYSVLLSNITNRVEQVKSEEEKFQTMLKISKGFRKAPANIKEHFGLPPPAE